From one Bombus affinis isolate iyBomAffi1 chromosome 9, iyBomAffi1.2, whole genome shotgun sequence genomic stretch:
- the LOC126920383 gene encoding MFS-type transporter SLC18B1-like — protein MMVQFTKRQWLTLIVISIADFANAICVSLQAPFYPQEAEKKGASPSEYGLVFGIFEFIVFIISPVYGQYLHRIGPKLLFNGGILTTGTCAIFFGLLDKVNGHYPFIVLSFVIRIVEAIGNAAFLTASFAIIAKEFPDNVATTFASLETFFGLGLIVGPTVGGALYQVGGYTTPFVVLGSALFTTAVMTIFILPVHPNNSEATHSTIGVTKALRIPGVLIATSSIIATSMSIGFLQATLEPHLRQFNLSPIVLGLMFVINGGTYAITAPAWGWLCDKHSHPKVATVAGCILVVVGFCLVGPAPFIPCSTTLWMTICGLVVHGLGMAAQLVASFTDALRTSIQYGFSNNLETYGLISGLWTSTFALGAFIGPSVAGILLDNIGFRNATMFIVLLHMLVGVMAAVFLSVCSRHKPYTEISATEDLRIPLTDSERSRSGSHRHVRGQGVPIDRPSGMNSLIVCNSYSNRAGAWSRASYSGRYSHSYGSIETKRYLELTT, from the exons GCTGAGAAAAAAGGAGCATCCCCGTCAGAATATGGATTGGTCTTTGGAATTTTCGAGTTCATCGTCTTTATCATCAGTCCCGTTTATGGACAATAC TTACATCGAATCGGACCAAAACTATTGTTCAACGGCGGCATCCTAACGACAGGAACCTGCGCCATCTTCTTCGGTCTGCTGGACAAGGTGAACGGCCATTATCCCTTTATAGTCCTTTCGTTCGTGATTAGAATCGTCGAGGCTATAGGAAATGCGGCATTTCTCACCGCCAGCTTCGCCATTATCGCCAAGGAATTCCCGGATAACGTCGCTACCACCTTTGCCAGCTTGGAGACATTTTTTGGTCTGGGTCTCATTGTGGGGCCAACTGTTGGCGGTGCCCTTTATCAG GTTGGTGGATATACAACGCCATTCGTTGTCTTAGGATCAGCCCTCTTTACGACTGCAGTTATGACCATTTTTATCCTACCGGTTCACCCTAACAACAGCGAAGCAACTCACAGTACAATAG GCGTGACGAAAGCGTTGAGAATTCCAGGCGTACTGATCGCCACATCATCTATAATCGCGACGAGCATGAGCATAGGATTTTTACAAGCTACCCTTGAGCCACATTTAAGACAATTCAACTTGAGCCCTATCGTTCTGGGCTTAATGTTTGTCATTAACGGTGGCACTTATGCCATTACCGCTCCTGCGTGGGGCTGGCTCTGCGATAAGCATTCACATCCAAAA GTGGCCACCGTAGCTGGATGCATTCTCGTGGTTGTAGGATTCTGTTTGGTAGGTCCAGCACCTTTCATACCGTGTTCGACTACGCTTTGGATGACAATTTGTGGTCTGGTAGTTCACGGCTTAGGCATGGCCGCACAGCTGGTTGCCAGTTTCACGGATGCATTGAGGACATCGAT ACAATACGGATTTTCAAATAATCTGGAGACCTACGGCCTAATCAGTGGACTATGGACCAGCACGTTCGCTCTTGGAGCATTTATTGGTCCAAGCGTAGCAGGAATTTTATTGGACAATATTGGATTTCGAAATGCTACTATGTTCATCGTGCTTCTTCACATGCTTGTG GGCGTGATGGCGGCAGTGTTCTTGAGCGTCTGCTCAAGACATAAACCATATACAGAGATCAGCGCGACGGAAGACTTAAGGATACCGTTGACGGACAGCGAGCGTTCGCGGAGCGGAAGTCATCGTCATGTTCGCGGTCAGGGCGTGCCGATCGATAGGCCCAGCGGCATGAACTCCCTGATCGTGTGCAACAGTTATTCGAACAGAGCCGGTGCTTGGTCCCGAGCATCGTACAGCGGCCGTTATTCCCATAGTTATGGTTCGATCGAGACGAAAAGGTATCTAGAGTTGACCACGTGA